In Cystobacter ferrugineus, the following are encoded in one genomic region:
- a CDS encoding caspase family protein, whose translation MRLLRCALVMGWATLLVGTTASAAPERVTYALILANNIGTEPRQAPLRYADDDGARYYELLSPRARETVLLSVLDAETQALHPGLAARTAPPTRASLQQALGRLNARMAEDKARGDIPVLYFIFTGHGQRGAAGEGAVSLLDGAFTRTDLYNQVLAPSQASLVHLIVDACDSYYFVHSRGALPMAPARVEAVRERLATRELTRYPHVGTVLSTSREQESHEWSAIRSGVFSHQVLSALAGAADVNADGRVEYSELQAFIAAANQGVNDVRGRLEVSIQPPALDRAAPLVDLSHRTGLGFLLLTPGLEGRVWVEDARGIRVAELNKERERSLVLGLPPGRGYFLRAPGREAPFQFVRAGAVVDARSLAWREQSFAARGALEDAFRDKLFSVPFGPHFYEGYMASLGQSPVAPEQQADLTP comes from the coding sequence ATGCGATTGCTCCGATGCGCTCTGGTGATGGGGTGGGCGACGCTCCTGGTTGGAACCACCGCGAGTGCCGCGCCCGAGCGCGTCACCTACGCGCTCATCCTCGCCAACAACATCGGGACCGAGCCCCGGCAGGCCCCGCTGCGCTACGCCGACGACGACGGGGCGCGCTACTACGAGCTGCTCTCCCCACGCGCCAGGGAGACGGTGTTGCTGAGCGTCCTGGACGCCGAGACGCAGGCGCTGCACCCGGGACTCGCCGCCCGCACGGCGCCGCCCACCCGCGCCTCGCTCCAGCAGGCCCTCGGCCGGCTCAATGCACGCATGGCCGAGGACAAGGCACGCGGCGACATCCCGGTGCTCTACTTCATCTTCACGGGCCATGGTCAGCGGGGCGCCGCCGGCGAGGGCGCGGTGAGCCTGCTGGATGGGGCCTTCACCCGCACGGACCTCTACAACCAGGTGCTCGCGCCGAGCCAGGCGTCGCTCGTCCACCTCATCGTGGACGCGTGTGATTCGTACTACTTCGTCCACTCGCGCGGCGCCCTGCCCATGGCCCCCGCCCGGGTGGAGGCGGTGCGCGAGCGGCTGGCCACGCGCGAGCTGACGCGCTACCCGCATGTGGGCACCGTGCTGTCCACCTCGCGCGAGCAGGAGAGCCACGAGTGGAGCGCCATCCGCTCGGGCGTCTTCAGCCACCAGGTGTTGTCGGCGCTCGCGGGCGCCGCGGACGTCAACGCGGACGGACGGGTGGAGTACTCGGAGTTGCAGGCCTTCATCGCCGCGGCCAACCAGGGCGTGAACGATGTGCGTGGCCGGCTGGAGGTGTCCATCCAACCACCCGCGCTCGACCGGGCGGCGCCGCTGGTGGACCTGAGCCACCGCACGGGCCTGGGCTTCCTCCTGCTGACGCCGGGACTGGAGGGCCGCGTGTGGGTGGAGGACGCGCGGGGCATCCGCGTGGCGGAGCTGAACAAGGAGCGCGAGCGCTCGCTGGTGCTGGGGCTGCCACCGGGCCGGGGCTACTTCCTGCGCGCCCCGGGGCGCGAGGCGCCCTTCCAGTTCGTCCGCGCGGGAGCGGTGGTGGACGCGAGGAGCCTCGCCTGGCGCGAGCAGTCCTTCGCGGCACGCGGTGCCCTGGAGGACGCCTTCCGGGACAAGCTCTTCTCCGTGCCCTTCGGGCCCCACTTCTACGAGGGCTACATGGCCAGCCTCGGGCAGTCCCCCGTGGCGCCCGAGCAACAGGCGGACCTCACCCCATGA
- a CDS encoding RNA polymerase sigma factor, protein MQAFRDGDPETMGRVYRAHAEALARVLRGMVWRARGQAGAWEVENTVLETFARAFEPRTRGAYDGVRPYGHFLMGIARNVLLEQSRQREVAVGLEPFEQVGEVPEEGEGAARAWEDREVEELLARFKTELSAEERQLFELRFGEEGIAQEGAAERLGLTRIQVRRRELGLKTRLLEFLQARGYLEGLEVKGWSFLKRRDQ, encoded by the coding sequence TTGCAGGCCTTTCGGGACGGGGACCCGGAGACGATGGGACGGGTGTACCGGGCCCATGCGGAGGCGTTGGCGCGGGTGCTGCGGGGCATGGTCTGGCGGGCGCGAGGCCAGGCAGGGGCCTGGGAGGTGGAGAACACGGTGCTGGAGACCTTCGCCCGGGCCTTCGAGCCGAGGACGCGCGGGGCCTATGACGGGGTGCGCCCCTATGGGCACTTCCTCATGGGGATCGCGCGCAACGTGCTGCTGGAGCAGTCGCGGCAGCGCGAGGTGGCGGTGGGGTTGGAGCCCTTCGAGCAGGTGGGCGAGGTGCCGGAGGAGGGCGAGGGCGCGGCGCGGGCCTGGGAGGACCGGGAGGTGGAGGAGTTGCTCGCGCGCTTCAAGACGGAGCTGTCGGCGGAGGAGCGCCAGCTCTTCGAGCTGCGCTTCGGCGAGGAGGGCATTGCCCAGGAGGGCGCGGCCGAGCGCCTGGGCCTGACGCGCATCCAGGTGCGGCGCCGGGAGTTGGGGTTGAAGACGCGGCTGCTCGAGTTCCTGCAGGCGCGCGGCTACCTGGAGGGTTTGGAAGTGAAGGGGTGGAGTTTCCTCAAGCGGCGGGACCAGTGA
- a CDS encoding ureidoglycolate lyase has protein sequence MIRPKREALTAAAFAGFGDVVEVPEQGGRLINSGTAWRFDDVASLALDKNGGRALLSLFRVQPARLPLRCTRLERHPMSSQLFLPIGGLPFLVVVAHGHDAPDPATLRVFVTNGHQGVNYAPGTWHHPAIALDTVTDFLVLGRADARPDDNCDELPFPGEAVVEIS, from the coding sequence ATGATCCGACCGAAGCGGGAAGCATTGACGGCGGCGGCCTTCGCGGGATTTGGCGACGTGGTGGAAGTGCCCGAGCAGGGCGGGCGCCTCATCAACAGCGGCACGGCCTGGCGCTTCGATGACGTGGCGTCCCTCGCGCTCGACAAGAATGGAGGACGCGCGCTGCTGAGCCTCTTCCGCGTCCAACCCGCACGCCTGCCCTTGCGCTGCACCCGGCTGGAGCGCCATCCGATGTCTTCCCAGCTCTTCCTACCCATCGGAGGCCTGCCCTTTCTCGTCGTGGTGGCTCATGGCCATGACGCTCCAGACCCCGCGACCCTGCGGGTGTTCGTCACCAACGGACATCAGGGAGTGAACTACGCGCCGGGCACCTGGCATCACCCGGCCATCGCGCTGGACACCGTGACGGACTTCCTCGTGCTGGGCCGGGCGGATGCTCGGCCGGACGACAACTGTGACGAGCTGCCCTTCCCCGGAGAGGCCGTCGTCGAGATCTCCTGA
- a CDS encoding response regulator produces MRVGNAPPQSILLVDDSPEEFAALEASLAPLGQRLVRACSGQEALKKILVEDFACILLDARMPGLDGRETAVFIQALERTRHVPLLFLTEGECAVHARGGHDVHRARSPDRWLIRPR; encoded by the coding sequence ATGCGGGTCGGGAACGCGCCACCCCAGAGCATTCTCCTCGTCGATGACAGCCCGGAGGAGTTCGCGGCGCTGGAGGCCAGCCTCGCGCCGCTCGGCCAACGCCTGGTCCGCGCCTGCTCCGGCCAGGAGGCCCTCAAGAAGATCCTCGTCGAGGACTTCGCGTGCATCCTGTTGGACGCGCGGATGCCCGGGTTGGATGGCCGGGAGACGGCGGTGTTCATCCAGGCCCTGGAGCGCACCCGTCATGTTCCGCTCCTCTTCCTGACGGAGGGCGAGTGTGCGGTCCACGCTCGAGGAGGGCACGACGTTCACCGTGCGCGTTCCCCGGACAGGTGGTTGATTCGTCCTCGGTGA
- a CDS encoding thiol-disulfide oxidoreductase DCC family protein: MSTSKHLLFFDGVCVLCNHTVHFIHARDRQDVFLFAQLQGSLARDLLARHGKDAAALDGVYLLADRGSANERLLWKYAAVRFVLRQLGGAWKGLSVLMGVLPARVGDFFYDLVAGNRYRLVGKYEQCPLPPPELRRKFVADGE; the protein is encoded by the coding sequence GTGAGCACCTCGAAGCACCTGCTGTTCTTCGATGGCGTCTGCGTGCTGTGCAACCACACGGTCCACTTCATCCACGCGCGCGACCGCCAGGACGTCTTCCTCTTCGCCCAGCTCCAGGGCTCGCTCGCCCGGGACCTCCTCGCCCGCCACGGCAAGGACGCGGCCGCCCTGGATGGGGTGTACCTCCTGGCCGACCGGGGCTCCGCGAACGAACGGCTCCTCTGGAAATATGCCGCCGTGCGGTTCGTGTTGCGTCAACTCGGCGGCGCGTGGAAGGGGCTGTCCGTGCTCATGGGTGTGCTCCCCGCGCGCGTGGGCGATTTCTTCTATGACCTGGTGGCGGGCAACCGCTACCGGCTCGTGGGCAAGTACGAGCAGTGCCCGCTCCCGCCTCCCGAGCTGCGGCGGAAGTTCGTGGCCGACGGAGAGTAG
- a CDS encoding HAMP domain-containing protein yields MNPRTRSSARPQTGKKKVRKARPAARQARARPRRSASARALDNLLDSLRAVTAGDFSVRLTPEAQPRSMEELAHAFNALVAMNQRMQDELVRVERVVGREGQMAERASLGHVSGGWASSLGSINSLIADLVQPTTEVARVLDAVARGDLTQKMALDLPGQPVKGEFLRIGTTVNAMVDQLSSFAAEVTRVAREVGTEGKLGGQARVPGVAGTWKDLTDSVNQLANNLTAQVRNIAEVTTSVARGDLSRKITVDARGEVLELKNTVNTMVDQLRSFAGEVTRVAKEVGTEGKLGGQADVPGVSGVWKDLTDNVNLMATNLTTQVRGIVKVVTAVANGDLSQRLVVDAKGEVAALADTLNSMTKTLGIFADQVTSVAKTVGVEGKLGAQADVPGVAGTWKDLTDNVNLLANNLTAQVRNIAEVSTAVARGDLSKKITVDARGEVLELKNTINTMVEQLRSFAGEVTRVAREVGTEGKLGGQADVPGVSGTWKGLTDNVNFMASNLTSQVRNIALVTTAVANGDLSRKITVDVKGEILELKDTINTMVDQLRSFAAEVTRVAKEVGTEGKLGGQAEVQGVSGVWEDLTDSVNSMASNLTNQVRNIAKVTTAVAMGDLSKKITVDAKGEILELKDTINTMVDQLNAFASEVTRVAREVGTEGKLGGQARVPGVAGTWKDLTDNVNLMARNLTTQVRGIVRVVTAVANGDLTQKLVVDAKGEVAALADTINSMTDTLGIFAQQVSSVAREVGIEGKLGGQAKVPGARGAWRQLTDNVNQLAGNLTTQVRAISEVATAVTKGDLTRSISVDAQGEVAALKDNINQMIVNLKETTQKNTEQDWLKTNLAKFSGMMQGQKNLEAVSQLIMSELTPLVSAHHGAFFLMDTEDGVPVAKLTSSYAYRERKTVANRFRLGESLVGQCALEKKTLLLTHVPADYIRITSGLGEASPLNIIVLPVLFEGAVKAVIELASFHPFSTIHQIFLDQLTESIGVVLNMIMANMRTEELLRQSQSLANELQSQSRELTLQQQELKRSNSALEAQALELEEKAKLLVQQNIKVEEKNREVEQARASLEEKAEQLSLISKYKSEFLANMSHELRTPLNSMLVLAKLLADNTEGLLNAKQVEYAETIHSSGGDLLSLINEILDLSKVEAGKMQVEPRDAAVVELVDFARRTFGPMAEQKNLGFITEVYPDVAATVFTDPKRLQQILKNLLSNAFKFTSTGQVTLRIRGADAEDRFSAPELVDAEQVLAFSVIDTGIGIPEDKQKLIFEAFQQADGTTSRKYGGTGLGLSISRELARLLGGEIRVKSARGEGSTFTLYLPRSYNGLERGVEAPAEVDVGYLPMLRELLPRGEVHDIPASSVTWVDDRNEVGPEDRVMLVAVDDGDFARSLVDTAHQEGLKALVAPRGDVALSLAQRLKPSAIVLQLDLPILDGWSVLDRLKRDPRTRSIPVQVVSVDRLRGGSCVGCFVYLDRPFSPEALQGALSHLVPPVEGGPRKLGLVDPRSELSECVRQLSASGESLEVTALEASEVVEALDRGTVNVVALDLSSPGGRGLKLLVELVRRPGRLPPVLLYSGAQLPPDDERRLRRSAESVLLESFARSPEGMLAEMGRFMRRVGEQSRVIADAREARRRLLMGREVLLVDDDARNIFALTSVLENHGMRVTFAQDGRAAMDLLEKNPGLDVVLLDVMMPEMDGYQAMRAIRADPRWASLPVIAITARALKDDREKCLEAGASDYLSKPVDVDRLLELLCRWVSPRGGN; encoded by the coding sequence GTGAATCCTCGGACCCGTTCCTCCGCTCGCCCCCAGACCGGAAAGAAGAAGGTGCGCAAGGCTCGCCCCGCCGCGCGTCAGGCCCGAGCTCGCCCGCGCCGGAGCGCGTCCGCCCGGGCCCTGGACAACCTGCTCGACTCCCTGCGCGCCGTCACCGCCGGGGACTTCTCCGTGCGTCTCACCCCCGAGGCCCAGCCCCGCTCGATGGAGGAGCTCGCCCACGCCTTCAATGCCCTGGTGGCCATGAACCAGCGCATGCAGGACGAGCTCGTCCGCGTGGAGCGCGTGGTGGGCCGCGAGGGCCAGATGGCCGAGAGGGCCTCGCTCGGCCACGTGAGTGGTGGCTGGGCCTCGAGCCTCGGTTCCATCAACTCGCTCATCGCGGACCTCGTGCAGCCCACCACCGAGGTGGCGCGGGTGCTCGACGCGGTGGCCCGGGGAGATCTCACGCAGAAGATGGCGCTGGACCTGCCGGGCCAGCCCGTGAAGGGCGAGTTCCTGCGCATCGGCACCACGGTGAACGCCATGGTGGATCAACTCAGCTCCTTCGCCGCCGAGGTGACACGCGTGGCACGCGAGGTGGGCACCGAGGGCAAGCTGGGCGGTCAGGCACGCGTGCCCGGGGTCGCGGGCACGTGGAAGGACCTCACCGACAGCGTGAACCAGCTCGCCAACAACCTCACCGCCCAGGTGCGCAACATCGCCGAGGTGACCACGTCGGTGGCGCGGGGTGACCTCTCGCGGAAGATCACCGTGGACGCGCGCGGCGAGGTGCTCGAGCTCAAGAACACCGTCAACACGATGGTGGACCAGTTGCGCTCCTTCGCCGGCGAGGTGACGCGCGTCGCCAAGGAAGTGGGCACCGAGGGCAAGCTGGGCGGACAGGCCGACGTGCCGGGCGTGTCCGGCGTGTGGAAGGACCTCACGGACAACGTGAACCTGATGGCCACCAACCTCACCACCCAGGTGCGTGGCATCGTGAAGGTGGTGACGGCGGTGGCCAATGGCGACCTGTCACAGCGCCTCGTGGTGGACGCCAAGGGCGAGGTGGCGGCGCTCGCCGACACGCTCAACAGCATGACGAAGACGCTGGGCATCTTCGCCGACCAGGTGACGAGCGTCGCCAAGACGGTGGGCGTGGAGGGCAAGCTGGGTGCCCAGGCCGACGTGCCGGGGGTCGCGGGCACATGGAAGGACCTCACCGACAACGTGAACCTCCTGGCCAACAACCTCACCGCCCAGGTGCGCAACATCGCCGAGGTGAGCACCGCCGTCGCCCGGGGCGACCTGTCCAAGAAGATCACCGTGGACGCGCGCGGCGAGGTGCTCGAACTCAAGAACACCATCAACACCATGGTGGAGCAGCTGCGCTCCTTCGCCGGCGAGGTGACGCGCGTGGCGCGGGAGGTGGGCACCGAGGGCAAGCTGGGCGGTCAGGCCGACGTGCCCGGTGTGTCCGGCACGTGGAAGGGTCTCACGGACAACGTGAACTTCATGGCCAGCAACCTCACCAGCCAGGTGCGCAACATCGCGCTGGTGACCACGGCGGTGGCCAACGGGGACCTCTCGCGGAAGATCACCGTGGACGTGAAGGGGGAGATCCTCGAACTCAAGGACACCATCAACACGATGGTGGACCAGCTCCGCTCCTTCGCCGCCGAGGTGACGCGCGTGGCCAAGGAAGTGGGCACCGAGGGCAAGCTCGGGGGCCAGGCCGAGGTGCAGGGCGTGTCCGGCGTGTGGGAGGACCTCACGGACAGCGTGAACTCGATGGCGTCCAACCTGACCAACCAGGTGCGCAACATCGCCAAGGTGACCACCGCCGTGGCCATGGGCGACCTGAGCAAGAAGATCACCGTCGACGCCAAGGGGGAGATCCTCGAACTCAAGGACACCATCAACACGATGGTGGATCAGCTCAACGCGTTCGCCTCGGAGGTGACGCGGGTGGCGCGCGAGGTGGGCACCGAGGGCAAGCTGGGTGGACAGGCGCGGGTGCCCGGGGTCGCGGGCACGTGGAAGGACCTCACGGACAACGTGAACCTCATGGCGCGCAACCTCACCACCCAGGTGCGCGGCATCGTGCGCGTGGTGACGGCCGTGGCCAACGGTGATCTCACCCAGAAGCTGGTGGTGGACGCCAAGGGCGAGGTGGCGGCGCTCGCGGACACCATCAACAGCATGACGGACACGCTCGGCATCTTCGCCCAGCAGGTGTCCAGCGTGGCGCGGGAGGTGGGCATCGAGGGCAAGCTCGGCGGACAGGCCAAGGTGCCCGGGGCGCGCGGGGCGTGGCGGCAGCTCACCGACAACGTGAACCAGCTCGCCGGCAACCTGACGACCCAGGTGCGCGCCATCTCCGAGGTGGCCACCGCCGTGACCAAGGGAGATCTCACGCGCTCCATCTCGGTGGATGCCCAGGGCGAGGTGGCCGCCCTGAAGGACAACATCAACCAGATGATCGTCAACCTCAAGGAGACGACCCAGAAGAACACCGAGCAGGACTGGCTCAAGACGAACCTCGCCAAGTTCTCCGGCATGATGCAGGGCCAGAAGAACCTGGAGGCCGTCTCCCAGCTCATCATGTCCGAGCTCACGCCCCTGGTCTCCGCCCACCACGGCGCCTTCTTCCTCATGGACACCGAGGATGGCGTGCCCGTGGCCAAACTCACCTCCAGCTACGCCTACCGCGAGCGCAAGACGGTGGCCAACCGCTTCCGGCTCGGCGAGAGCCTCGTGGGCCAGTGCGCCCTGGAGAAGAAGACGCTCCTGCTCACGCACGTGCCCGCCGACTACATCCGCATCACCTCGGGTCTGGGCGAGGCCTCGCCCCTGAACATCATCGTCCTGCCCGTGCTCTTCGAGGGCGCGGTGAAGGCCGTCATCGAGCTGGCCTCCTTCCACCCCTTCAGCACCATCCATCAGATCTTCCTGGACCAGCTCACCGAGAGCATCGGCGTGGTGCTCAACATGATCATGGCCAACATGCGCACCGAGGAGCTGCTGCGCCAGTCGCAGAGCCTCGCCAACGAGCTGCAGAGCCAGTCGCGCGAGCTCACCCTGCAGCAGCAGGAGCTCAAGCGCTCCAACTCGGCGCTGGAGGCCCAGGCGCTCGAGCTGGAGGAGAAGGCCAAGCTGCTCGTGCAGCAGAACATCAAGGTGGAGGAGAAGAACCGCGAGGTGGAGCAGGCGCGCGCCTCGCTCGAGGAGAAGGCCGAGCAGCTCTCGCTCATCTCCAAGTACAAGAGCGAGTTCCTCGCCAACATGAGCCACGAGCTGCGCACGCCGCTCAACAGCATGCTCGTGCTCGCCAAGCTGCTCGCGGACAACACCGAGGGACTGCTCAACGCCAAGCAGGTGGAATACGCGGAGACGATCCACTCCTCGGGGGGCGATCTGCTCTCGCTCATCAATGAGATCCTCGACCTGTCCAAGGTGGAGGCGGGCAAGATGCAGGTGGAGCCGCGGGACGCCGCGGTGGTGGAGCTGGTGGACTTCGCCCGCCGCACCTTCGGGCCCATGGCCGAGCAGAAGAACCTGGGCTTCATCACCGAGGTGTACCCGGACGTGGCGGCCACCGTCTTCACGGACCCCAAGCGCCTGCAGCAGATCCTCAAGAACCTGCTGTCCAACGCCTTCAAGTTCACCAGCACGGGCCAGGTGACGCTGCGCATCCGCGGGGCGGACGCGGAGGATCGCTTCTCCGCGCCCGAGCTGGTGGACGCCGAGCAGGTGCTGGCCTTCTCCGTCATCGACACGGGCATCGGCATCCCCGAGGACAAGCAGAAGCTCATCTTCGAGGCCTTCCAGCAGGCCGATGGCACCACGAGCCGCAAGTACGGGGGCACGGGCCTGGGCCTGTCCATCAGCCGCGAGCTGGCGCGGCTGCTCGGCGGGGAGATCCGGGTGAAGAGCGCGCGGGGCGAGGGCAGCACCTTCACCCTCTACCTGCCGCGCAGCTACAACGGTCTCGAGCGGGGCGTGGAGGCACCGGCCGAGGTGGACGTGGGCTACCTGCCCATGTTGCGTGAGCTGTTGCCCCGGGGCGAGGTGCACGACATCCCGGCGTCGTCCGTGACCTGGGTGGACGACCGCAACGAAGTGGGCCCGGAGGATCGGGTGATGCTGGTGGCGGTGGATGATGGGGACTTCGCCAGGAGCCTGGTGGACACCGCGCACCAGGAGGGTCTCAAGGCGCTGGTGGCCCCCCGCGGCGACGTGGCGCTGTCGCTGGCCCAGCGGCTCAAGCCCTCGGCGATCGTGCTGCAACTGGATCTTCCCATCCTCGATGGGTGGAGCGTGCTGGACCGGCTCAAGCGCGACCCGCGCACCCGGAGCATTCCCGTGCAGGTGGTGAGCGTGGATCGGCTGCGCGGCGGCTCGTGTGTCGGCTGTTTCGTGTACCTCGACCGGCCCTTCTCTCCCGAGGCGCTCCAGGGGGCCTTGAGCCACCTGGTGCCCCCGGTGGAGGGAGGACCCCGGAAGCTGGGGCTGGTGGATCCCCGCTCCGAGTTGAGTGAGTGCGTGCGGCAGCTCTCCGCGAGCGGTGAGTCCCTGGAAGTGACGGCGCTGGAGGCGTCCGAGGTCGTGGAGGCCCTGGACCGAGGCACGGTGAACGTGGTGGCGTTGGACTTGTCCTCTCCGGGTGGACGGGGGCTGAAGCTGCTCGTGGAGCTGGTGCGCCGGCCTGGCCGCCTGCCCCCCGTGCTGCTCTACAGTGGCGCGCAGCTTCCGCCGGATGACGAGCGGCGTTTGCGGCGATCCGCCGAGTCCGTGCTGCTCGAATCCTTCGCCCGCTCACCCGAGGGAATGCTCGCCGAGATGGGTCGGTTCATGCGCCGCGTGGGTGAACAGTCTCGAGTCATCGCCGATGCACGGGAAGCCCGGCGCCGCCTGCTCATGGGCCGCGAGGTGCTGCTGGTGGACGACGACGCCCGCAATATCTTCGCCCTCACCAGTGTCCTGGAGAACCACGGCATGCGGGTGACGTTCGCCCAGGACGGGCGTGCCGCCATGGACTTGCTGGAGAAGAACCCGGGGCTGGATGTGGTCTTGCTGGACGTGATGATGCCGGAGATGGATGGCTACCAGGCGATGCGAGCCATCCGCGCCGACCCCCGTTGGGCGTCGCTGCCGGTCATCGCCATCACGGCTCGCGCCCTCAAGGATGACCGCGAGAAGTGCCTGGAAGCGGGAGCCTCTGACTATCTTTCGAAGCCGGTCGACGTCGATCGGCTGCTGGAGCTGCTTTGCCGTTGGGTGTCACCTCGCGGGGGGAATTGA
- a CDS encoding sensor histidine kinase, with protein MTGSREGRTSLSRARILAVDDHSPNLLALEATLGDLGEMVKVQSGEEALLRLLREDFALILLDVQMPGMDGFETARLIKERERSRFIPIIFLTARSRDASHVFRGYAQGAVDYVLKPFAPEILRSKVAVFVELFLKEQQLKRQEAQLRQREREALERESAYRYRLLADAMPLCVFFADAEGRLRQGNRAWCELSGLSADGVEDLWRSEAVHPEDREGAHAAWCHSVLTGESFEVQFRMRRREDGGFRWFLGRAVPERNGQGLITGWIITATDIDDPKRAGEALARANAAKDAFLAAASHELRTPLAAAKMQVQLAERKYGEVMGEGPRRALTGLNRQVDRMTKLVSDLLDVSRLLTGRLSLEQEEFDLVPLLRTSCERLQMLTSEHSLILDVPEWLPMWGDPGRIEQVVTNLVSNAVRYSPQGGTVRLRAWVEGGELALGVSDEGVGIPAEKLALIFERFGQAHGARYGGLGLGLTISQGIVAQHGGRIWAESSGIEGEGSTFQVRLPLHSGEADRELSS; from the coding sequence ATGACCGGCTCTCGGGAGGGGCGCACGAGTCTTTCCCGGGCCCGTATCCTGGCCGTTGATGATCACTCGCCCAACCTGCTCGCCCTGGAGGCGACGCTGGGAGACCTGGGCGAGATGGTGAAGGTCCAATCCGGAGAAGAGGCCCTCTTGCGCCTGTTGCGTGAGGACTTCGCCCTCATCCTGCTGGACGTGCAGATGCCCGGCATGGATGGGTTCGAGACGGCCCGGCTCATCAAGGAGCGCGAGCGCTCGCGCTTCATTCCCATCATCTTCCTCACCGCGCGCAGCCGCGACGCCTCGCACGTGTTCCGGGGCTACGCCCAGGGCGCGGTGGACTACGTCCTCAAGCCCTTCGCGCCGGAGATCCTCCGCTCGAAGGTGGCCGTCTTCGTGGAGCTGTTCCTCAAGGAGCAGCAGCTCAAGCGTCAGGAAGCGCAGCTACGCCAGCGCGAGCGCGAGGCCCTGGAGCGTGAGAGCGCGTACCGCTACCGCCTGCTGGCCGATGCCATGCCCTTGTGTGTGTTCTTCGCGGACGCCGAGGGCCGGCTGCGTCAGGGCAACCGCGCGTGGTGCGAGTTGTCCGGACTGTCCGCGGATGGGGTGGAGGATTTATGGCGCTCGGAGGCCGTTCACCCCGAGGACCGTGAGGGCGCGCACGCGGCCTGGTGCCACTCGGTGCTCACCGGGGAGTCCTTCGAGGTGCAGTTCCGGATGCGCCGCCGGGAGGACGGGGGCTTCCGCTGGTTCCTGGGCCGGGCCGTGCCGGAGCGCAATGGCCAGGGGCTCATCACCGGGTGGATCATCACCGCCACGGACATCGATGACCCGAAGCGCGCGGGAGAAGCCCTGGCGCGGGCGAACGCGGCGAAGGATGCCTTCCTGGCGGCGGCCTCGCACGAGCTGCGCACGCCCCTGGCGGCGGCGAAGATGCAGGTGCAGCTCGCCGAGCGCAAATACGGCGAGGTGATGGGCGAGGGGCCGCGCCGGGCGCTTACGGGGCTCAACCGGCAGGTGGACCGGATGACGAAGCTCGTGTCGGATCTGCTCGATGTGAGCCGGCTGCTCACGGGCCGTCTGTCGTTGGAGCAGGAGGAGTTCGACCTGGTGCCGCTCTTGCGCACCTCGTGCGAGCGCTTGCAGATGCTCACCTCCGAGCACTCGTTGATCCTCGATGTGCCCGAGTGGCTGCCCATGTGGGGCGACCCGGGCCGCATCGAGCAGGTGGTGACCAACCTCGTGTCCAACGCCGTGCGTTATTCGCCGCAGGGCGGCACGGTGCGGCTGCGCGCGTGGGTGGAGGGTGGGGAGCTGGCGCTGGGGGTGAGCGACGAGGGCGTTGGCATTCCCGCCGAGAAGCTGGCGCTCATCTTCGAGCGCTTCGGTCAGGCCCACGGCGCGCGCTATGGCGGGCTGGGGCTGGGGCTGACGATTTCGCAGGGCATCGTCGCGCAGCACGGCGGACGCATCTGGGCGGAGTCCTCGGGGATCGAGGGCGAGGGCAGCACCTTCCAGGTCCGCCTGCCCCTGCACTCCGGCGAAGCGGACCGCGAGCTCTCCTCCTGA